In the Bacillus amyloliquefaciens DSM 7 = ATCC 23350 genome, GCGGATACGCAGTCGGATTTATTAGCAATTACGCAAAACGTCGATAGGAAGACGCGGGCCGCCGTGAGGAAAGCCGTTTCGGATTCGATGCGGCTTAATATGACCAAAGGGACGAACGGACGGCGGAGCATAACGGATATGGTGCGCAAGTCTCTTCGAGCTTCGGTGAGTACCGGGATTATTGATGTGAGGGGAAATCGATGGAAGCCGGAAGTGTATGCGGATATGGTCGTCCGCACAAAGATGATGGAAACCTATCGGGAAGCCCATACGAATGAGGCGGTAAGTCGCGGAGCTTATTATGCGCAAATTTCGTCTCACGGGGCGAAGGATCTATGCCGTCTCCACGAGGGACAAATCATTAAGCTGACCGACGATGCTCCCGGCAATTATCCGACATATGACGAACTCAAAGCGACCGGGGAGATATTTCACCCGCGTTGTAAGCACGTAATTTCTACAATAAGAAACCCATCAAGCGCCGTGTAGCGCTTTTTTATTTTGTCCGAACGTTATGACGTTAAAAGAAACGGCTGCATCACTCAATAGCCGACGGGCTTTAAGCGGTGGAGGGACTGTATGAGCGAAGAACTTAAAGAAACGCAAACAAGCGAGGTTACCGATCAAACTACGGCTGAGGTGCCGGAAAATAAACCTGAAGCGCAGACGGTGACTATGACGCAAGAGGAATTTAACGCTGTAATTGCTCGCGAAAAGGGGCGCGTTAAGAACAAGTACGCTGACTATGACGAAGTGAAGGCGAAACTTAGCGATTACGAAAAAGCCCAGAAAGAGCGAGAAGAGGCGGAAATGACCGAGCTGGAAAAGCTTACGAAACAGCTCGACGAAAAGGC is a window encoding:
- a CDS encoding phage minor capsid protein; translation: MPRSPEPQYDYQTNRLAGYYQEAVRDILAELERIDLDNFRRANALATLKSISEILSDLDEKSSAWVKKNVPKAATDGIARALVVLDVAKTVADAEKVVAFNEVNEYMVAAAVADTQSDLLAITQNVDRKTRAAVRKAVSDSMRLNMTKGTNGRRSITDMVRKSLRASVSTGIIDVRGNRWKPEVYADMVVRTKMMETYREAHTNEAVSRGAYYAQISSHGAKDLCRLHEGQIIKLTDDAPGNYPTYDELKATGEIFHPRCKHVISTIRNPSSAV